In the genome of Longimicrobiaceae bacterium, the window CTTCCTTACCGATGGCGGTGGTCTTCGGCTGATGGACTTCAGCGTGGCGGCGGATCGGGGCGCCACGAGCATGCTGGAAGGCTACGAAGACGTCCGCATCGGTACGCTGCCGTACTCGGCGCCGGAGCAGATCCTGGATCCGGCGACGGCGACGTACGAGACGGCGGACATCTACAGCCTGGGCGTGGTGCTGTACGAGATGCTCACCGGCCACATCCCCTACTACCTGCACGACGGCGAGGACGAGGAGGCCTACCGCCTCCGCGTCCCCTTCGAAGCGCCCGTCCCGCCCAGCGCCTACCGCCCGGAGCTGGCGCCGGAGCTGGAGGCCGTCATCCTCAAGGCCATGAGCCGCGACCCGGCCGACCGCCACCAGTCCGTCGCCGAACTGCGCGACGAGGTGGAGGCGGCGTTCCGTGCGTCCGCCGCGCGCGAGGCCGAACCCGTCGCCGAGACGCCCGTCCTCGCCCCGGCGAAGGCGCGGCGCGTGCTGCCGTGGCTCGCCCTCGTTCCGCTCCCCGCCCTGCTCGCCTGGATCTTCCTCGCCGGGTGACCGTCTTCACCCGATCGAACGTCGTCGCTATTCCACCGTCCACCGGTCGTAGCGGTTGGCGAAGCGGTCCACGTGCATGTGCAGGCCGGTGCCCATGCGGTCGAAGTGGCCGGCGCGCCGTGCGCTCTCGATCTGCCTCTGCAGCACCGCGTCGACCGAGAAGTCCTTCACCCGCACGCCGCGGCGCTTGAAGCGGTCGATGGCGAAGCTGATCTGGTCGCGCGTCAGGTCGCGAACCCGCAGGTCCCTCGCGCCGCCCGGCCCGTAGAGCGACAGGTGCTCGGCGTGGTCCAGGCCCGTCACGGTGATGCGCCGGCCGTACTGGACCTGGAACTCGCGCTGCACCTCTTCCAGCGCGGCCAGGAACTGCTCCACCGTCAGCCCGCCGTGCGGCAGGGGCGCGGCTGGCCGCCGGGCCGACGGCGCCGCGCGGTACGGCGCGGGCACCACGATGTTCTGCGCGCTGTACACCGCCGCGATCGCCGCCTCCAGGTTGACGATGCGCGGCTGCACGTACGGGTTGCGGCCCAGGCGGCTGGTCTCCAGCAGGTTCACCGCGCCGGCGAACTCGTGCAGGGCTGCTTCGCGCGCGCCGTTCTCCAGCAGCACCATTCCGCGCTCCACCTTCTCCGACGAGACCAGCATCACCGAGTCGAGGTACGCGGCGTCGGCCTCGGTGAGCGGCGCGCGCACCGGGGTGTCGCGCCGCAGCGTACGGAGCGCCAGGAAGACGGCGAGCACCAGCAGCGCGGCCGCCGCTCCCGCCGCGGCCCAGCGCAGCGCCTGCGCGCGCCGCGCCCGGCGCGCGTGCAGGCCGCCCCGTCTGTGCGAGGGCTCGGGCGCGCTCGCGCGGAGCGCCGCGGGCGGGCGCGGCGGCGGGGCGGGCACGGTGCGCGCGCGCGCCGGCTCGCCCGAGTCGAAGCGGTACACCACCCCGGGCGCGAACTGCAGCACGTCGCCCGGCCGCAGGCGGAGCGGGGCGGCCGCGGGAGCGCCGTTCACCGCCGCGCCCGAGTCGGGACGCGCGGGTGACACCCAGAACCCGTCCTCGCGCTCCAGGATCGAGACGTGGCGGTCGGCGATGCCGGGAAGGAACAGGCGCAGCCCCGAGTCGGCCGCGGTGCCCACCCAGAACGGGGTGCGCGCCACCGGCACGTCGCCGCCGCGGGTGGGAGGCAGGGGAACCAGGCGTGGCGTGGCCATCGGCGGCGCGCGTCAGAGCGTGCGGACTTCCTGCAGCCACCAGCCGTCCGCGCCGCGCTCCAGACGGGCGCGCAGGGTCAGCGGATGCGGCGCGCCCCCGTACTCCAGCGTCAGCGTGAACACCACCGTCGCGGCGTCGCCCTTCACGTCGGGCGCCTCCTCTACCTCGTAGCGCGCCTGCAACGCCGAGTTCCTGCCGACCGAGGCGAACAGCCGCTCCCAACGGTCGATCTCGGCGGGGGTGATCCCGGGGTACGCCCGCTGGATCCGGCTGGTCTGCCGCGACTCCACGGCGGCCGCATAGCGCCTGAGCGCCTGCTCCACCTGCCCGGCGTCGTCTAGGGCTGCAACCGGATTGGGCGATGCGGCAGGGTCGACGACGAGAGCCTGGGGATTTGCGGGCCGAGACGAGGGGGGGGGCGAGGGGTGCGGCGGCGAGAGCGTGCCCCTACTATCCGCGGATAAAGTTACGGGTGCGGGATGCGGTGGGATAGGCGCCGGCGGCGCGTCGGGCGAAGGCTTCGATCTGTCGAATCCGTTCCCCACGGGGGGCGGGCCCCCCGGGTCCGGTGCGCGCGCGCGCCCATTCAGTAGCATGAACACCAAAACGCCAACACCGGCAGCCCCCAGCGCGCCCGCCGCCGCATACGCCACCAGTCCGCGGGCGCGGCGGCCCCTACGCAGCCGCCTGGGGGGGAACACGGGAGGCGGCGGCTCTTCCCGCGGCGCTGTCCAGCCTACTGCCGGATCGTCCTCCCCCACGCTGCCGGCAGCCGGCACGGGATCGGCTTCGGGCGCGCCGGGCTCCCACGACACCACCAGCGTGAGCTCCGCCTCCAGATGGTCGGCGTGCAGCGCGAGCCCAACGAGGCGGTCGCCGGCTAGCTCGCGGGCGAAGAACAACGCCCCGCCGCCCACCGGATGCGCGAGGGCGCCCAGCACGTCGAACTCGCCTTCGCCCGCCGCACGCACCTCGTCCAGCAGTTCGGTGGCGGATAGCCCCGCCGCGCCAAGGGCGTCGGCGCCGGGCAACTCGCGACCGCACGCGGCGCACGCGCGCGGCCACCCCGCGCCCTGCACGCCGCACGCGGGGCAGACGGTGCGGCCCACCGCCACGCCGTCGTCGAGCGCGGAAAGCACCTCGATGTCCAACTGGCCGTCATCGTCCTCTTCAACCAACAGCACGACCAGCGACGCACCGGCTTTAGCGCGCGCGAGCACGGCGGCCCACCCGGGGCCGGCGTCCAACTCGCCCAGCAGGTCGAACTCACCCGCCGTGGCATCCCTGACGGCCTGTTCGATCTCGGGCTTCACGGATGGCACCTGCGGAAAAAAGATGGGAGAAACATGACCCTGGTCCTGCGCGAGTAAACAGGCGAGTGGGTCCAACAGTATAGGTGCCACACACGCCCTGCGTAAGTGTGGCGGCGTATCGTCTGATGTCGGCAAACGAATGGCGTAAGGTGAACTCTTCGAGCTTGACTGCGTAGTCGCAGAACTCTATGCTATGGGTGCGTGGCCTGGATGCACGACGATTATCTTGAAAGGCTCGATTCGTTGGGCCGTCCTGCCGCCCTTTTCATTCACTCTTCAGCCGCGGGGTTAGGCTATGCGTGGGATCCGCCGCTTACTGACTTCCCTTTCCAGCCTAGGGGCCGCCACACGCCGGGGGAGCGCGGCCTTAGGGGTGGTGCTGACCGCCTTGTCGTCGCAAGCAGCGGCGCAGTTCCGCATCCCCGTCACCATCCTGGAGCACAACGACCGGGCGTGCCACGACGCACTGGCCCGCAGCGGGCGCTCTCGCGTGCGCGATTACTGGTGCTTGCGTGGAGTGGCGCAGTACCGACCCGGGATCGCCGAGATCCGCGTGAACGGCGCCGCCGCGGTACTGCAGCCCGACAGCAGCGGAGGAACGCTGTTCGTGGGGTTTGCGGACCGCGACAGCATCACGCAGGTCGTGGCGGTGACCCTGCGTGGTGCTGACGGCAACGTGTCGGAAGAACAGTTCCGGCTGACGGCCGAAACCGATCCCTCCCATCCCGAGGGGCAGCCATTCGCCATGACCAACCTCCACCCGCGTACGCTGGGCGACGGCGGCGCCTGGACTCCGGCGCCGCGGTCCGTCCTGCCTCCGGCGCTGGCGACGGGCACCATATCCGTAGCCCCACCGGGTGCAGCGGTACCGGCAGCGGCCGCCCCCCCGGGAGGCGCCCAGGTCCCGGTCGACCCGGGCCCCGCAGTGGTGGAAGATCCGGCCCGCCAGTACATCCGCGTGACAGAGCCGCAGGAGTGGTCAGGTGTGGGGACCCGCGGCATCTCCACCCCCGGCCGCCGCTCCGTGCGGGTGGTGGGCTACGCCACGCACCCCAGCGGCGTTGCCAGCGTGGAGATCGACGGCCAGGTGGCGTCGCTCTCACGGGACCGCGGGGGTGAATACAGGTTCAGCGGGTACGTCTCGGCCGACTCGGTGTCGCGCGACGTGACCGTCCTAGTGCGCGGGCAAACCGGGCTCCCGGTGGTGGGCCACTACACTCTGAACGTCACGCCGGCGCGCTCGACCTTCACCGACCGTTCGCAGGCCTGGCCGGCAGGTTCCGTCCGGCGCCGATGGGCCGTGGTGGTGGGGATCAGCGCGTACCAAGACACCAGCATCCGCTCGCTCCGCTTCGCCGACGCCGACGCGAAGTCGTTCTACGACTTCCTGCGCTCGCCCCAGGCAGGCGCAGGCGGATTCCCCGAAGACCACGTTAAGCTCCTGCTGAACGAGGAGGCGACGTATGCCAGAGTTCGCGAAGCGCTGTTCGGCTTCCTGCGGCAGTCGACACCCGACGACGAGGTGGTCATCTACTTCGCCGGCCACGGGGCGGCTGACCCGCTCCGCGAGAGCGACCTGTACCTGCTGACCTACGACACGCGCGGTTCCGCGGTGTCGTCCACGGCGCTGCCGATGCGCGAGATGGAACGCGCGGTGGAAGATTTATTCGCAAAGCACATCGTGCTGATCACCGACGCCTGCCACAGCGGCGGGATCGCCCCGCGGTTCGCCAACCGGGGGGCAGGCGAAGGCAACCGGATCAACGACGCGTTCGTGCGGCAACTGAACAGCACCACCGGCGGATTGGCGGTGTTCAACGCCAGTGAGGCAGATCAGTCGTCGGCCGAAGACGTGCGCTGGGGCGGCGGCCACGGGGTGTTCACCTGGTACCTGCTGCAGGGGCTACGCGGCGACGCCGACGAGGACGGCGACCACATCGTCACCCTGGTGGAGCTGATGCAGTGGACGGTGGACCGAGTGCGGCGCGAAAGGTCGAACGCGCAGATCCCCTCCGTTGGCAACCAGTCCTACGACCATTCGCTTCCCATGAGCCTGGTGCTCGACTCGGCCGAGCTGGCGGCCGTCCCGGCGCCGGCTCCCCCGATGGTGTCGCCCGTGACCACGGGCGCTCCGGGGGCGCCAGTAATGACCCCTGGGGGCGGCGCCCTGCCAGCCGCGCTGGCCGACTCGCTGGCGAAGGCGCGGGAGGCGGTGGGAATCTTCTCGAATAGCGCTCAGTACCGCAGCAACCTGGGCCGGCTGCTGTTGCGCGCGTTAATGAACGACGAGGCGATCTTGGCGTTCCGCGAGGCTGTGCGGCTCGACCCGCAGAGCGCGACATTCAAGTTCGACCTCGCACAGGCGCTTGCCCAGGCCGGCCGTTCCGAAGAGGCGGCTGCGGCGTTCGACGCGGCGATCGACCGCGACGGGAACAACGCCGAGTTCTACGCCGGCTACGGAGCGTCACTGATGCAGGCAGGGAAGTACGACCTGGGGGTGGAGAAGCTTCGCCGTGCCGTGCGGATGCAGCCCTCCTCCGCTTCGTACCAGGCCATGCTGGGGCGGGCGCTGCGGGCGGCCCAGCGACCGCGCGACGCGGCGCTCGCGCTGCGGCTGGCCGTGGGAATTGACAGGACCAACGTGGCGTATCACCGCGAGCTGGCGGTGGCGTTGACCGACGATGCCCGCTCTCAGGAAGCCGTGGCGGTGTTGCGCGACGCTATCCGGATGGCCCCCGACACCGCCGACCTGCAGTACCGGCTCGGCGAGTTGCTGCGTTCGTCCGGCGACCTGAACGGCGCGCGTGCCGCGTTCACTGCCGCCCTGCACGTCGACTCGGCGGCGGCCAGCTTCCACTCGGCCCTGGGTCAGGTGCTGCGCGACCTAGGCCTGCAGTACGAGGCTATCCTCGAGTTCCGTGCGGTTAGCCGGATCGCCCCCGAAGACGCGGCCGCCCAGTACCAGCTGGGGACGCTCTTCGCCGGGTCGGAGCAAGGCGACAGCGCGCTGGTGCACTTGCGCGAGGCCGTGCGGCTGGGCGCCGGGAACGCTGAGTATCACAACGGCCTGGGCCAGGCCCTGCGCAAGAAGGCCCAGCCCGTGGAGGCGCTCCAGGAGTTGATCCAGGCGGTGCGGCTGGAAGGCACCCGCGCCCGCTACCACTACGATGTGGCCATGATGTACCTGGAAACGGGGAACAACGGCGATGCGCTGGCCGCGTTGCGGCAGGCCGCCACGCTAGACCCAACCAACCGTGAGTATGCGACCGAGCTGCGCAACCTGCAGCACAGAATGCCACGATAGAACCCGGAGCCGAGTTCAATGCGATGGATGAAAGCAGCTTCCGCCCTGGCGCTCGCCGCTGGCGCCGCTCTCCGCGTGTTGCACGCTGCCGCACAGGACCTTCCCGACCCGTCGCGGGGGAGTATCGTTGTGCTGGAGCCCCAGGAGTGGCAGGGTGAGGGGACGCGACGCGGAATTGTGTCCGCCGGGCGGCCCGTGCGCGTGGTGGGCAACGCCTTCCACCCTTCCGGGATCGACCGGGTGACAGTGAACGGCGCCGCGGCCGCCGTGACGGTGCAACGCAGCGGTGTCACGCGCTGGGTTACCACCATCTCCGGCGCCGAAGCTACCCGCAGAGTGGAGATCGTCGCTTATCCGCGCCGGGGCGATCCGATCATGCGCATCCAAAACCCCGGCGGGGGGGTGCAGCGCGGCGAAACACCGTCGCCCGAACCCGCGCGTGACGCACCGGCACCGCTCCCATCACCCTGGGTCGACGGTTCTGGGCAGCCGCTGCGGGTGGGACTAGCCTCGCTCCCCCAGGAGGCGCGCACTGCTCTGCTGGCCGCTCTCCACGGCGAACGCGCCATTGTGAGCGCGGGGGCCGATGCCGAATTGCAACTACGCGCTGAGGGAAGCGCCTACCTGGTGATCGGCCCGGACGGCAGCATCCGCCATCGCGTAGTCGCGCCAACCGCGGCCGCCGGGGCAACCGGTCTGGTCGCCGTGCTAGTCCAAGAGTACGGTGCGCGGCAGTTGGCCACCCTCTCTCCGCCCGCGCGCACCTTCGGACTTCAGCTCGCGTTCCCGAGCGGCAGCGAATTCCGCGTCGGCGACGGAATTGAATTCCGGGTGAATGCCGACGGCTCCGGGTACCTGACGCTCGTGGATCTTGGCACTGACGGAACGATCTCCGTGCTTTACCCGCTCTCGTCCAAAGACTCAGCGTGGGTGGAAGCGGGCCAGGAGCTCATACTTCCGAGTGCGGCCGCCCGCGCACAGTTCGCCCCGGATCCGCCCTACAAGGCCTCGCCGCCAACGGGAGCCGGAGCCGTCCGCGCTTTTATTACGGCCCGCCCGCTGATGCTTCCCAGTCCCACCAGTGGTCCGATTTCGGCTGACGCCTTTCTGAGGGCGTTGCGAGATACAGCCGTGGGCGGGGAAGCCTGGGCCACTGCGGTGCTCTACTACCGGATCGTGCCGTGACACTATGCCGATCTGTGTGTAGTTTTGCTGCGGTTTCTCGAAAAGGCTCTTGTAGATCGTTCAAACTTCGAGGCAGTACTATCTGGACGTGAGGACTGATCACAGGGCGGGGTCGGGTTCCGGTGGCCAGCTGAGGCCGCCCAGCAATTCGATGATCTGGCTGGCATTCCGCCGCTCAACCGCCAAGTCTCGCGGTAGCGTCAGTCCAATGATGGATTCGTCTCCGTTGGACAGCAGTCCCAGCACGTGGAGGCGCATTCTATTTCTCAGGTAGGGGTCAGTTTGAATTAACGGTGCCGCTGTTCTGACATTCGGGGCAGACGATCGCGACAGCTCCTCCGACCATCGCCGTCAACTTGCCCCGTCCGTACTCTCTCTCGTGCGACCGCTGACCGGACTTCTTGCACGTGACGTTCTGCGCTGTCGATAACGACGGTCCTCGCCACGGGGGCGATTCCGCCCGGCTTACGCTCTTAGGAGCGTACAAGCGTCGGCACGATTGAGTCCACGCTGCCGACCGGGTGGGTCTCGAAGGCATGGATCGAGTGCGCACCGTCTGCGCCGAGTACCCCAGAGATGCTGCGATGCGGGCGAGAGACTCCCGGCGGGCACTCGCGAGCACGATCTGCGCGTAGTGTGAACGCGCTGCTCGATCGTAACGCGGCCCCAAGCCGGGAGCGCTTCTCGTCCGTGAGCATGCGGACGTGCATGGGTAGCCTCGTGCAGAAAGGCTAAACCCTTACCCTGCAATGCACAAGCTATCTCGCGAAGATGCATGAGGGTGCGCGGGGTGCGGGCGGAGGAGACGAAGGGAATGCTCACACGTGTGCATCTCGCGGATGCATATCGCCATCCGAGCTTCACGAAGCGGGATCGTCACGTTCCGACCCGTGAGTCTCCGCTTGGTCGGGACGGCTCATTCTGGTTCTCACCATCCGTCGTTCGCCCGCTGGCTCAATCTCCCACTACACCGTGTCTGAAGTTTAGCTAGCGCGGATACGTCGGCTGGTATCGGAGTAGATCCACTTGAACGGACGGCAGTCCTCGTTGTGGGCGCTGATGTACGCCAGCAGCTTGCGACGAAGATCGTCCGCCGAGGTGAATATCCGCGGGCGATGCAGTCCCGTTCGATCTTCGCGAACCAGAGTTCCACCTGGTTCAGCCAGGAGCTGTAGGTCGGCGTGTAGTGGATCTTCACGTTGGCGTTCGCTTCGAGCCAAGCCTCCACCCCTTGGGTCTTGTGAGCGGAGAGGTTGTCGTCGATCAGGTGGATCTCGCGGCCGGGCGGCTGGGTGGCGACCACCTGTTCGCAGAAGCCCACGAACTCCTCACTCGTGTGCCGCTGGGCGGTCTTGCCGTGCACGCGGCCGGTAGAAACCTCCAGAGCCGCGTACAACGAGAGCGTACCGTGGCGGACTTACTCGAACCCGTGGCGCTCCGCGCGCCCGGGTGAGAGCGGGAGCACGGGATCGGTCCTCTCCAGCGCCTGGATTGCGGTCTTCTCGTCCACGCAGAATACGGCGGCGTGCGCTGGCGGGTTCAGGTACAGTCCGATGATCGTAGCGGCTTTCTCCTCGAACCCGGGATCGGGACTCACCTTGTAGTGCTCGAGGCGATGCGGCTTCAGGTGCGCCTTCTTCCAGATGCGCTGCACGGTCGAGGGGCTTTACACCTACGCGGCGAGCCAGGCGCGAAGCCGACCAGTGGGTGTACGGCGAAGGGGGCGCCTTCTTCGTCGTGGCGATGATCTTCACCTCGATCTGTGGTGTGATCTGCTTGGGCCGGCCGCTACGCTGCGCATCCTGAAGACCGGCGAAGCGGAGTTCCGTGTACCGCTTTCTCCAGCGGCTGATCGTGCTCGCCGGGACACGCAGACGAGCGGAGATCGAGGTGTAGCTCTCGCCCGCGACAATCGCGAGCACGATCTGCGCACGCTTCACAAGACCGGCCGGCGCACGCGTCGAACGAACGACGCCAGCCAGTGCAACCTGCTCTGCTGGGGTGAGCCGGAGCGCCTCTGCGGTGGGATTCATGCCCACCAATATACCACCTTGTTTCCACTGGCGAGACTTCAGAAGCGCTCCACTACCTTCAGTCGTCTTCGTCCAGCTTGCTTCGACGCATCCGGTCATGCGAAAGCTCCAGAACGAAATGACCCCCAAGTAGCCGTGCTCGGGGGCGAGGCTCACGACACCCTACTATGGCGTGGAGAGATGCGGGTAACAAACCGGGGTACCGTACCGTCGCGCTCAGTCGCGACATTGGACAAATACGAAGAAAAATGTAGGTTGTATCTCACTGAGTCGCACGTAGTCGCGTAGTTCTCTCGACTTGTAAACGACAGATCGCGGGATCGAGGTTGGTCGCTTCATGATGCGTTGGACGTAAATGACACCGGTCCCGAAACCCTCGCGTAACCGTTCCTGCTACCCCGGAGCTTGGGATGGTAAATTCGTGCGTTGGGTTGGAAAATGCCCCCGGAAGTGCTGCTGGGCGCATCATGGATCACGTTTTGACCATCACGGGTAGGAGTGGGAAGCGTTTCAAGCCCTTGAAGGGCATGTCGATTTTCACTACTTTTTTCACAATTCTTGGTTCCCACTCCGTCACACGGAGCGATGCTCGGTTACGGAAGTTGTAGTGAAACCGCGGGTTTCGCCTATCGGCGGCACTAACGAGTACAGCCCATTACGCCCGTTCTGGCCTCCGGAGCCGAAGGTCACAGGTTCGAATCCTGTCGGGCGCATCAAATCGTATGACCCCCGTGGTTGCTGCACTTGCAGCGGCGCGGGGGATCTTTGCGTTTGTGCCCTATCGCCCCGCGTCCATTTCTCCAGCCCGCGTCCGACGTCCGACCGCAGCAACGGCATCGCATCCTCCTCCCGGGAAACGTCATCCTCGTCCGGTCTCGCAGCAGGACCGGCGCTCCCGTCCTGGTCGGAGCCGCGGCGGCGAAATAGGCAATCGCATCGCACGGCACCTCGCAGATGCGCTGGATGCGGCGGCAGTGCAGGGAGAACGAACGGCGCGCATCCGAAGAATCGGGTGCGCGCCGTTGTGCGTGATCCAACTGCGGCAGGCCGGGCGAATCGGATGCGCAGTTGGATCGGACGAAACGAGGCGCGGCTCCGGTGGAAACGGGCCTCGTTCGTAGTTGACCTACCGATGGATAGCCATCTACCGATCGCGTCTTGAGAGGAGGCCCAGCACCACTCCTGCCAGGCCGGCGACGGCGAGGCCGAGCATGACCTTGGAGCGGTCGTCCAGCGGCGGGACGTTGACCGTGCCGTACTCGTCGGCGACGGCGGGGCGGTCCACGTAGCGGCCGTGCGCCGGGCGCGCCAGCGTGTCGAAGTCGCGCGCCAGCGTGTGGAGCGCGTCCCGCATCTCCTGCCCGTGCATGGGCACGCCGTGGCCCGTAGCCGCGATCTCCGGCTCCAGCCGTGCGAGGAGGCGGACGGAGGCGCGGGCGTCTTCCCAGTCCGGCGTGTAGTACATGGGCGGGCCGTGCATCTCCGGGCGCTGCGTGAGCGCCGCCATCAGCGACTCCTGACGCGTGGTGACGAACGCGTCGCCGGCCACCAGCGTACGATCGGCGTCGCGGAAGAGCGAGACGTGGCCGGGCGCGTGGCCGGGCGTGTGGACCCACCGCCACCCGGGCATGTCCGGCACCGATCCGTCGTACGAGAGCGTGCGCACGCGGACGCCCAGGTCGATGGGCCCGCGCGGGTACGTCCAAGAGAGCAGCGCCATTCCGCCGCCACCCACCGTGGGGTCGGGCGGGGGATACGACGAGCGCCCGGTCACATACGGGGCCTCCAGCTCGTGCACGTACACGGGCGCGTCCCACTTCTCCGCCAGCTCGCGCAGGGCGCCCACGTGGTCGAAGTGCCCGTGCGTGAGCACGATGGCAGAAGGCCGCGCGC includes:
- a CDS encoding serine/threonine-protein kinase; translated protein: MLIHIFSSLCNGVESCHRSGIVHRDIKPSNIFLTDGGGLRLMDFSVAADRGATSMLEGYEDVRIGTLPYSAPEQILDPATATYETADIYSLGVVLYEMLTGHIPYYLHDGEDEEAYRLRVPFEAPVPPSAYRPELAPELEAVILKAMSRDPADRHQSVAELRDEVEAAFRASAAREAEPVAETPVLAPAKARRVLPWLALVPLPALLAWIFLAG
- a CDS encoding MBL fold metallo-hydrolase gives rise to the protein MTQTLELEHSRMVSPTDEWPRALTEDLAYLRTGIVNVFFYGREGVGDRGWVLIDAGLHGFTHAIEAAAEHRFGVGARPSAIVLTHGHFDHVGALRELAEKWDAPVYVHELEAPYVTGRSSYPPPDPTVGGGGMALLSWTYPRGPIDLGVRVRTLSYDGSVPDMPGWRWVHTPGHAPGHVSLFRDADRTLVAGDAFVTTRQESLMAALTQRPEMHGPPMYYTPDWEDARASVRLLARLEPEIAATGHGVPMHGQEMRDALHTLARDFDTLARPAHGRYVDRPAVADEYGTVNVPPLDDRSKVMLGLAVAGLAGVVLGLLSRRDR
- a CDS encoding tetratricopeptide repeat protein produces the protein MVLTALSSQAAAQFRIPVTILEHNDRACHDALARSGRSRVRDYWCLRGVAQYRPGIAEIRVNGAAAVLQPDSSGGTLFVGFADRDSITQVVAVTLRGADGNVSEEQFRLTAETDPSHPEGQPFAMTNLHPRTLGDGGAWTPAPRSVLPPALATGTISVAPPGAAVPAAAAPPGGAQVPVDPGPAVVEDPARQYIRVTEPQEWSGVGTRGISTPGRRSVRVVGYATHPSGVASVEIDGQVASLSRDRGGEYRFSGYVSADSVSRDVTVLVRGQTGLPVVGHYTLNVTPARSTFTDRSQAWPAGSVRRRWAVVVGISAYQDTSIRSLRFADADAKSFYDFLRSPQAGAGGFPEDHVKLLLNEEATYARVREALFGFLRQSTPDDEVVIYFAGHGAADPLRESDLYLLTYDTRGSAVSSTALPMREMERAVEDLFAKHIVLITDACHSGGIAPRFANRGAGEGNRINDAFVRQLNSTTGGLAVFNASEADQSSAEDVRWGGGHGVFTWYLLQGLRGDADEDGDHIVTLVELMQWTVDRVRRERSNAQIPSVGNQSYDHSLPMSLVLDSAELAAVPAPAPPMVSPVTTGAPGAPVMTPGGGALPAALADSLAKAREAVGIFSNSAQYRSNLGRLLLRALMNDEAILAFREAVRLDPQSATFKFDLAQALAQAGRSEEAAAAFDAAIDRDGNNAEFYAGYGASLMQAGKYDLGVEKLRRAVRMQPSSASYQAMLGRALRAAQRPRDAALALRLAVGIDRTNVAYHRELAVALTDDARSQEAVAVLRDAIRMAPDTADLQYRLGELLRSSGDLNGARAAFTAALHVDSAAASFHSALGQVLRDLGLQYEAILEFRAVSRIAPEDAAAQYQLGTLFAGSEQGDSALVHLREAVRLGAGNAEYHNGLGQALRKKAQPVEALQELIQAVRLEGTRARYHYDVAMMYLETGNNGDALAALRQAATLDPTNREYATELRNLQHRMPR
- a CDS encoding FHA domain-containing protein, yielding MATPRLVPLPPTRGGDVPVARTPFWVGTAADSGLRLFLPGIADRHVSILEREDGFWVSPARPDSGAAVNGAPAAAPLRLRPGDVLQFAPGVVYRFDSGEPARARTVPAPPPRPPAALRASAPEPSHRRGGLHARRARRAQALRWAAAGAAAALLVLAVFLALRTLRRDTPVRAPLTEADAAYLDSVMLVSSEKVERGMVLLENGAREAALHEFAGAVNLLETSRLGRNPYVQPRIVNLEAAIAAVYSAQNIVVPAPYRAAPSARRPAAPLPHGGLTVEQFLAALEEVQREFQVQYGRRITVTGLDHAEHLSLYGPGGARDLRVRDLTRDQISFAIDRFKRRGVRVKDFSVDAVLQRQIESARRAGHFDRMGTGLHMHVDRFANRYDRWTVE
- a CDS encoding DUF4384 domain-containing protein; translation: MGNAFHPSGIDRVTVNGAAAAVTVQRSGVTRWVTTISGAEATRRVEIVAYPRRGDPIMRIQNPGGGVQRGETPSPEPARDAPAPLPSPWVDGSGQPLRVGLASLPQEARTALLAALHGERAIVSAGADAELQLRAEGSAYLVIGPDGSIRHRVVAPTAAAGATGLVAVLVQEYGARQLATLSPPARTFGLQLAFPSGSEFRVGDGIEFRVNADGSGYLTLVDLGTDGTISVLYPLSSKDSAWVEAGQELILPSAAARAQFAPDPPYKASPPTGAGAVRAFITARPLMLPSPTSGPISADAFLRALRDTAVGGEAWATAVLYYRIVP